One Bartonella kosoyi DNA segment encodes these proteins:
- the pal gene encoding peptidoglycan-associated lipoprotein Pal — MRSTKNTFSHSLAILLFFSLCLGGCGKKKIGALDGMHGAYMNDAALNQGPGSGQEFTVNVGDRVFFSLDSSSLDADAERILTRQAEWLLHYPYYSIMIEGHADERGTREYNLALGQRRAVAVRNYLVSLGVSAQRIQTISYGKERPVAVCDDISCWNQNRRAVTTLSDMNSR; from the coding sequence ATGCGCTCTACCAAAAATACCTTCTCTCATTCTTTAGCTATTCTCTTGTTTTTCTCATTGTGCTTGGGTGGGTGTGGCAAAAAAAAGATCGGTGCACTTGATGGTATGCATGGTGCTTATATGAATGATGCTGCTTTGAATCAGGGACCAGGTTCAGGGCAGGAGTTTACGGTTAACGTGGGGGATCGCGTGTTTTTTAGTCTCGATTCTTCTTCATTGGATGCCGATGCTGAACGTATTTTAACGCGCCAAGCAGAATGGTTGCTTCATTATCCTTATTATTCTATTATGATCGAAGGTCACGCTGATGAACGGGGAACACGTGAATATAACTTGGCACTTGGACAGCGTCGTGCTGTTGCTGTGCGAAATTATTTGGTGTCTCTTGGTGTGTCTGCACAACGGATTCAAACAATTTCTTACGGAAAAGAAAGACCTGTCGCAGTATGTGATGATATTTCCTGTTGGAATCAAAATCGACGTGCCGTGACAACGTTGAGTGACATGAACAGTCGTTAA
- a CDS encoding tol-pal system protein yields the protein MYRKINWKTLFYMAVFVACSASFAESAARKASEYPAHDTDKVDAADKDSDVVKKAPDVVDKAATDTAEKASETADKASDAVKKAPDVVDKAATDTVEKATEAADKASDAVKKASNAAGKAASGAVEKATEAADKASDVVKKASNAAGKAASGAAEKASETADKASDVVKKAPDVVDKAASDTVEKATEAADKASDAVKKVRDAAGKAASGAVEKASEAADKASDVVKKASNAAGKAASGAVEKATEAADKASDAVKKVRDAAGKAATDTVEKATEVADKASDAVKKVRDAAGKAATDTVEKASEAADKASDVVKKVRDAAGKAASGAAEKATEAADKASDAVKKAPDVVDKAAGVSVHQGIILENQQALFKDYDLDKLLHKIRMVLEHNNLKTVNNQFHRLFDKKDSSVYSCSIESAALDAKSQTVKKETVQDHSTSDQTKVADVKDHTSKETGDHLQKAHDVTAHIKADQSDTLSSSKALYKEGYDFIRSANYVEAERSFCAFQNRYKKDPLSDDALFWLAESLLGQKRYHEAAQVYLSAWYADKKKLYTSEILLKLARSMVALEKNEKDCAFFAKKSKHHQMLESVFCKALK from the coding sequence ATGTATCGTAAAATTAATTGGAAAACACTCTTTTATATGGCGGTTTTCGTAGCTTGCTCTGCTTCATTTGCTGAAAGTGCAGCACGAAAGGCTTCTGAATATCCAGCACATGATACGGATAAAGTTGATGCTGCCGATAAAGATTCCGATGTGGTGAAGAAAGCCCCTGACGTTGTTGATAAAGCTGCTACTGATACGGCGGAAAAAGCTTCTGAGACTGCCGATAAGGCATCTGATGCTGTGAAGAAAGCCCCTGACGTTGTTGATAAAGCTGCTACTGATACGGTGGAAAAAGCTACTGAGGCTGCCGATAAGGCTTCCGATGCGGTGAAGAAAGCTTCTAATGCTGCCGGTAAAGCTGCTTCTGGTGCGGTGGAAAAAGCCACTGAGGCTGCCGATAAGGCTTCCGATGTGGTGAAGAAAGCTTCTAATGCTGCCGGTAAAGCTGCTTCTGGTGCGGCGGAAAAAGCTTCTGAGACTGCCGATAAGGCTTCCGATGTGGTGAAGAAAGCCCCTGACGTTGTTGATAAAGCTGCTTCTGATACGGTGGAAAAAGCCACTGAGGCTGCCGATAAGGCTTCCGATGCGGTGAAGAAAGTGCGTGATGCTGCCGGTAAAGCTGCTTCTGGTGCGGTGGAAAAAGCTTCTGAGGCTGCCGATAAGGCTTCCGATGTGGTGAAGAAAGCTTCTAATGCTGCCGGTAAAGCTGCTTCTGGTGCGGTGGAAAAAGCCACTGAGGCTGCCGATAAGGCTTCCGATGCGGTGAAGAAAGTGCGTGATGCTGCCGGTAAAGCTGCTACTGATACGGTGGAAAAAGCCACTGAGGTTGCCGATAAGGCTTCCGATGCGGTGAAGAAAGTGCGTGATGCTGCCGGTAAAGCTGCTACTGATACGGTGGAAAAAGCTTCTGAGGCTGCCGATAAGGCTTCCGATGTGGTGAAGAAAGTGCGTGATGCTGCCGGTAAAGCTGCTTCTGGTGCGGCGGAAAAAGCCACTGAGGCTGCCGATAAGGCATCTGATGCTGTGAAGAAAGCCCCTGACGTTGTTGATAAAGCTGCTGGTGTTTCGGTGCACCAAGGGATTATTTTAGAGAATCAGCAGGCTTTATTTAAAGATTATGATTTAGATAAGCTTTTACATAAGATACGGATGGTGCTTGAGCATAACAATTTGAAGACTGTTAACAATCAGTTCCACCGGCTTTTTGATAAAAAAGACTCTTCTGTTTATTCTTGTTCCATTGAAAGTGCCGCTTTGGATGCAAAATCTCAGACTGTAAAAAAAGAGACGGTGCAGGACCATAGCACGAGTGATCAGACAAAGGTTGCAGATGTGAAAGACCATACATCGAAGGAAACAGGTGATCATTTACAAAAAGCGCATGATGTAACGGCTCATATTAAAGCAGATCAGAGTGACACGCTTTCTTCTTCCAAAGCTTTGTATAAGGAAGGGTATGACTTTATCCGTTCTGCCAACTATGTTGAGGCTGAAAGGAGCTTTTGTGCTTTTCAAAATCGTTATAAAAAAGATCCTTTGAGTGATGATGCTTTATTTTGGTTAGCTGAATCTTTGTTGGGACAAAAACGCTATCATGAAGCAGCACAAGTTTATCTGTCCGCATGGTATGCCGATAAAAAGAAGCTCTATACCTCTGAGATTTTGCTGAAATTAGCAAGAAGTATGGTTGCTCTTGAGAAAAATGAAAAGGATTGTGCTTTTTTCGCAAAGAAATCAAAACATCATCAAATGTTAGAGTCTGTGTTTTGTAAGGCTCTAAAATAA
- the ftsH gene encoding ATP-dependent zinc metalloprotease FtsH translates to MNSNYRSLLIWGVIALILIISFSIFNGDSQRSGGGEVSYSEFLQKVENNELKSVTIQGQKLTGQTIEQRTVSTFAPRDPGLIQKLESKNVNVKAIPESSGNSIFLNLLFSLLPVIIIVGAWVFFMRQMQNGSRGAMGFGKSKARLLNEAQGRVTFKDVAGVEEAKQDLQEIVEFLREPQKFQRLGGRIPRGVLLVGPPGTGKTLLARSVAGEANVPFFTISGSDFVEMFVGVGASRVRDMFEQAKKNAPCIIFIDEIDAVGRHRGAGLGGGNDEREQTLNQLLVEMDGFEPNESIILIAATNRPDVLDPALLRPGRFDRQVVVPNPDVSGREQILKVHVRNVPLAPNVDLKVLARGTPGFSGADLMNLVNEAALMAASRNKRVVTMQEFEDAKDKVMMGAERRSTAMTQEEKELTAYHEAGHAIVALNVPVADPVHKATIVPRGRALGMVMQLPEGDRYSMSYRWMISRLAIMMGGRVAEELKFGKENITSGASSDIEQATKLARAMITRWGFSDLLGNVAYGDNQDEVFLGHSVARTQNVSEETARMIDMEVRKLIDDAYKSATNILKTKRKEWFALAQGLLEYETLTGAEINEVIAGKPPSRTQKDEGAAPRTSSVPKTGTVKVGDSVVDEKDVKITPKTVSHKEEAVKGEAGKAEGVVGKKTVKSSGTQSKNTESKRAQSDEAEKKAQGAKDTTKSVNHSQSKSSAEKKSKPAGSDKGK, encoded by the coding sequence ATGAATTCCAATTACCGCTCTCTCCTCATTTGGGGAGTTATTGCCTTGATTTTGATTATATCGTTTTCTATTTTTAATGGAGATAGTCAACGTTCTGGTGGTGGAGAAGTCTCCTATTCTGAATTTTTGCAAAAGGTTGAGAATAATGAGCTAAAATCGGTGACCATTCAAGGTCAAAAATTAACAGGACAAACCATCGAACAGAGAACTGTTTCAACTTTTGCACCACGCGATCCTGGTTTGATACAAAAATTGGAAAGCAAAAACGTTAATGTTAAAGCTATTCCTGAAAGTTCTGGAAATAGTATCTTCCTTAATCTCCTGTTTTCTTTGTTGCCTGTTATTATTATCGTTGGGGCATGGGTCTTTTTTATGCGACAAATGCAAAATGGATCACGCGGGGCAATGGGATTTGGGAAATCAAAAGCGAGATTGCTTAATGAAGCGCAAGGACGTGTTACCTTTAAGGATGTTGCTGGCGTTGAAGAAGCAAAACAAGATCTCCAAGAAATTGTTGAATTTTTACGCGAACCACAAAAGTTTCAACGCTTAGGAGGGCGTATTCCTCGCGGTGTTTTGCTTGTTGGTCCTCCAGGAACCGGTAAAACGCTGTTAGCGCGCTCAGTCGCGGGTGAAGCCAATGTGCCATTCTTCACCATTTCAGGGTCTGATTTTGTTGAAATGTTCGTCGGTGTTGGGGCAAGCCGTGTGCGTGATATGTTCGAACAGGCTAAAAAAAATGCACCTTGTATTATCTTTATCGATGAAATCGATGCGGTTGGACGCCATCGGGGAGCTGGACTGGGTGGTGGAAATGATGAACGCGAGCAAACCTTGAATCAGTTGCTTGTCGAAATGGATGGGTTTGAGCCCAATGAAAGTATTATTCTTATTGCTGCAACAAACCGCCCTGATGTGCTTGATCCTGCTTTATTGAGACCAGGGCGTTTTGACCGACAAGTTGTTGTGCCAAACCCTGATGTTTCTGGGCGTGAACAAATCTTGAAAGTGCATGTGCGCAATGTGCCTTTAGCGCCGAATGTTGATTTGAAAGTTTTGGCAAGGGGAACACCAGGATTTTCCGGTGCGGACTTGATGAATCTTGTCAATGAAGCTGCTCTTATGGCTGCAAGCCGTAATAAAAGAGTCGTGACAATGCAAGAATTCGAAGATGCAAAAGATAAGGTGATGATGGGGGCGGAACGCCGTTCAACCGCTATGACACAAGAGGAAAAAGAACTTACTGCTTATCACGAAGCAGGACACGCTATCGTAGCGCTCAATGTGCCGGTTGCTGATCCTGTCCACAAAGCAACCATTGTTCCAAGGGGAAGGGCATTGGGAATGGTGATGCAATTGCCTGAAGGTGATCGCTATTCCATGAGTTATCGGTGGATGATTTCGCGTTTGGCTATCATGATGGGCGGGCGTGTGGCTGAAGAGTTGAAGTTTGGAAAGGAAAATATCACATCAGGGGCTTCTTCTGATATTGAGCAAGCAACGAAATTAGCACGTGCCATGATCACACGGTGGGGATTTTCTGATCTGCTTGGAAATGTCGCTTATGGCGATAACCAAGATGAAGTCTTTTTAGGTCATTCTGTTGCGCGGACACAAAATGTCTCTGAAGAAACAGCGCGCATGATTGATATGGAAGTGCGTAAGCTTATTGATGATGCTTATAAAAGTGCGACCAATATTTTGAAAACAAAAAGAAAAGAATGGTTTGCTTTAGCACAAGGCTTGTTGGAATATGAAACTTTAACGGGTGCTGAAATTAACGAGGTCATTGCAGGAAAGCCTCCTTCACGCACACAGAAAGATGAGGGTGCTGCTCCGCGGACTTCTTCTGTTCCAAAAACTGGAACAGTGAAGGTAGGGGACTCTGTGGTCGATGAAAAAGATGTTAAAATAACACCTAAAACAGTGTCCCATAAAGAAGAGGCCGTTAAAGGTGAGGCAGGCAAGGCAGAGGGCGTTGTTGGGAAGAAAACAGTAAAATCCAGTGGTACTCAATCCAAGAATACTGAGTCTAAAAGAGCGCAATCGGATGAAGCGGAGAAAAAGGCACAAGGTGCAAAAGATACTACAAAATCAGTCAATCACTCTCAAAGTAAAAGCAGTGCTGAAAAAAAGTCAAAACCTGCGGGATCTGATAAAGGAAAATAA
- a CDS encoding DUF1013 domain-containing protein produces MATQLLMPKATAVWLVDNTALSFEQIAEFCKLHVLEVKAIADGEAAYGIKGLDPISSGQLTRSEIARVEADQNARLKLSQSRVHIPEKKRKGARYIPLSRRQDRPNGILWLVTNHPELKDAQIARLIGTTKATIEQIRLRTHWNSANLSPLDPVGLGLCSQIDLDFELQRAAKNRPVAAEEDRSLLPASVTENAALEENEREDNPHKTFDADKVFAKLNALQKNRQEQEDA; encoded by the coding sequence ATGGCAACGCAACTTTTGATGCCCAAAGCAACAGCTGTTTGGTTGGTTGATAATACAGCTCTTTCTTTTGAGCAGATTGCAGAATTTTGTAAATTGCATGTCTTGGAAGTCAAAGCTATTGCCGATGGAGAGGCCGCTTATGGTATTAAAGGTCTCGATCCAATTAGTTCTGGGCAGTTGACGCGCAGTGAAATTGCACGGGTGGAGGCGGATCAAAACGCACGCTTGAAACTTTCTCAATCGAGGGTGCACATTCCTGAAAAAAAACGTAAAGGAGCACGCTATATCCCTCTTTCTCGACGTCAAGATCGTCCCAATGGTATCTTATGGTTGGTGACCAACCATCCCGAGTTGAAAGATGCACAAATTGCACGGTTGATTGGCACAACAAAAGCGACCATCGAACAAATCCGCCTTCGAACCCATTGGAATAGTGCGAATTTATCTCCTCTTGATCCTGTAGGGCTTGGCTTGTGTTCGCAAATCGATTTAGATTTTGAACTCCAACGTGCGGCAAAAAACCGCCCTGTTGCTGCAGAGGAGGATAGGTCATTGCTTCCTGCCTCTGTGACTGAAAATGCTGCTCTCGAGGAAAATGAGCGTGAAGACAACCCACACAAGACTTTTGATGCTGATAAAGTTTTTGCAAAATTGAACGCGCTGCAAAAAAATCGTCAAGAGCAAGAGGATGCGTAA
- a CDS encoding YebC/PmpR family DNA-binding transcriptional regulator, with protein sequence MAGHSQFKNIMHRKGRQDAMRSKIFSKLAREITVAAKQGAPDPAMNPRLRLAVQNAKAQSMPKDNIERAIKKASGTDVENYDEVRYEGYGPGGVAVIVEALTDNRNRTASNVRAAFTKSGGALGETGSVSFMFNRIGEIIYKPEAGTADNIMDAAIEAGAEDVQSEETGHHITCAFEDIGEVSKTLEAKLGEAESIKTIWKATTLAPIDEEKALSVLRLISTLEEDDDVQNVYANFDVSDEILAKLSV encoded by the coding sequence ATGGCAGGCCATTCACAATTTAAAAATATTATGCACCGTAAAGGGCGTCAAGATGCGATGCGCTCGAAAATATTTTCTAAGCTTGCACGCGAAATTACCGTCGCAGCGAAACAAGGTGCTCCTGATCCAGCCATGAATCCACGTTTAAGGCTGGCGGTCCAAAATGCCAAAGCACAGTCAATGCCGAAAGATAATATTGAACGCGCGATTAAAAAAGCTTCAGGAACCGATGTCGAAAATTATGATGAAGTCCGCTATGAAGGCTATGGACCAGGCGGTGTTGCTGTCATTGTTGAAGCTTTAACAGACAACCGCAATCGCACCGCTTCAAATGTGCGCGCCGCCTTCACCAAATCAGGAGGAGCCTTAGGCGAAACAGGATCAGTCAGTTTCATGTTTAATCGGATTGGGGAAATAATCTATAAACCAGAAGCAGGAACAGCAGACAACATCATGGATGCAGCCATTGAAGCTGGTGCTGAAGATGTACAATCCGAAGAAACCGGACATCATATTACCTGCGCATTTGAAGATATTGGTGAAGTTTCAAAAACACTTGAAGCAAAACTTGGTGAAGCAGAATCGATTAAAACAATTTGGAAAGCTACCACCCTTGCTCCCATAGATGAAGAAAAAGCTTTATCCGTTTTACGACTAATTTCAACCTTAGAAGAAGATGATGATGTGCAAAATGTTTATGCTAATTTTGATGTCAGCGATGAGATTTTGGCAAAACTGTCCGTATAA
- the tilS gene encoding tRNA lysidine(34) synthetase TilS has translation MCVRLARNLFKTSDFIQCRRVILAVSGGSDSLALMFLVKEYLETLSVPPEIIAVTVDHQLRKESAREAETVAEICRDHHIKHITVRWEGTKPKTHIASSARVARYDLLVLEAQRQGASLIMTGHTLNDQVETYQMRSQRLQKSRGLLGDDASAMRDDFSAGDFAGALCSETRVMGDGYHARETRKNITEKNDGVLYERGLSCIPREALLQRKVRLIRPLLGIRRQTLRNYLCSQGKMWIDDPTNEDRNFERVRVRQSLSSKKLTDIAQKINQAALQRRQQAQNIADLIVALDITVQHGRCFIKKPAPLLQKHACFPFVVGLFAVLMGGGFYLLPQKKLSTLVQKLCLHSPEKKRFTYAGCVIEYNRDGIALWREGRNMKETLVGTEETLIWDGRYQITNHGSEAIKVGAANLEQLKSLLQNSNFNLEKPHFPSLQSLLMISNDKGCDIPELISQAIIHKNVIIKRIMAPFDWLSSREDAALVNVLEPFFNLEVKR, from the coding sequence GTGTGCGTTAGACTGGCAAGAAATCTCTTTAAAACATCGGATTTTATTCAGTGTCGACGAGTGATTCTTGCCGTCTCAGGGGGAAGTGATTCTTTAGCTTTAATGTTTTTGGTCAAAGAATATTTGGAAACGCTCTCAGTGCCCCCAGAAATAATTGCTGTCACTGTTGATCATCAACTGCGTAAAGAATCCGCGCGTGAAGCAGAAACTGTTGCGGAAATTTGTCGTGATCATCACATTAAACATATCACTGTGCGGTGGGAAGGCACAAAACCAAAGACACATATTGCTTCTAGTGCTCGTGTTGCACGCTATGATCTCTTGGTTTTGGAAGCGCAAAGACAAGGCGCTTCCCTTATTATGACGGGCCATACACTCAATGATCAGGTTGAAACTTACCAAATGCGGTCTCAACGTCTTCAAAAGAGTAGGGGGCTTTTGGGTGATGATGCTAGTGCTATGCGTGATGATTTTTCTGCGGGTGATTTTGCTGGTGCGTTGTGCAGTGAAACTAGGGTTATGGGTGATGGATATCATGCTAGAGAAACGAGAAAAAATATTACCGAAAAAAACGATGGAGTCCTCTATGAGCGTGGTTTATCTTGTATTCCACGTGAAGCATTGTTGCAGAGAAAAGTGCGTTTGATTCGGCCGCTTCTTGGCATAAGGCGCCAAACATTGCGCAATTATTTATGTTCACAAGGAAAAATGTGGATTGATGATCCCACAAACGAAGATCGTAATTTTGAACGTGTGCGGGTGCGCCAATCTCTTTCTTCGAAAAAGCTTACTGATATTGCTCAAAAAATAAATCAAGCCGCCTTGCAGCGTCGTCAACAAGCACAAAATATTGCCGATTTAATTGTAGCGCTGGATATTACGGTTCAACATGGGCGTTGTTTCATCAAAAAACCTGCGCCACTTTTACAAAAACATGCTTGTTTCCCTTTTGTTGTTGGGCTTTTTGCCGTGTTGATGGGTGGTGGATTTTATTTGCTCCCCCAAAAAAAATTAAGCACGCTTGTTCAAAAACTCTGTCTCCATTCTCCCGAAAAGAAGCGTTTTACATATGCGGGCTGTGTTATTGAATATAACAGAGATGGCATTGCTTTATGGCGTGAAGGGCGCAATATGAAGGAGACTCTGGTAGGGACAGAGGAAACGCTCATATGGGATGGGCGCTATCAGATTACCAATCATGGATCTGAGGCTATAAAGGTTGGAGCAGCAAATTTAGAACAGCTGAAATCTTTATTGCAAAACAGCAATTTTAATCTTGAAAAGCCTCATTTTCCTTCTTTACAATCACTGCTGATGATTTCAAATGATAAAGGGTGTGATATTCCTGAGTTGATTTCTCAAGCGATTATTCATAAAAATGTTATTATCAAGCGAATTATGGCGCCTTTCGATTGGCTTTCCTCACGTGAAGATGCTGCGCTGGTGAATGTTTTGGAACCTTTTTTTAATCTTGAGGTGAAAAGATAA
- the glmM gene encoding phosphoglucosamine mutase produces the protein MMQKYFGTDGIRGKANSFPMTPDFAMKVGMAVGVLFRSQHQSRRVVIGKDTRLSGYMLENALVSGLTAAGMDVFLLGPVPTPAVAMLCRSLRADLGVMISASHNPFYDNGIKLFGPDGFKLSDDMEAKIEQLIDTDLSKSLASSAEIGSAKRVEGDIYRYIEYAKRTLPRDVRLDAVRIVVDCANGAAYKAAPRALWELGAEVFAIHDEPNGTNINQKCGSTDLSSLKRKVHEVRADVGIALDGDGDRVLIVDEKAQTVDGDQLIAVIAENWHKMGRLRCNGVVTTIMSNLGLERFLNGKGLDLIRTKVGDRYVVDAMRQKGYNVGGEASGHIVLSDFGTTGDGLVAALQILACMKESQSPMSQLCQRFEPVPQILKNVTIKNKNVLKKNPVKTAIDQAEKRLGKEARLVIRASGTEPVIRLMAEGDAREVLDTVVTELMDVITHHDTRVDCI, from the coding sequence ATGATGCAAAAATATTTTGGTACAGATGGAATTCGGGGGAAAGCCAATTCATTTCCCATGACACCGGATTTTGCCATGAAGGTGGGGATGGCTGTAGGGGTTTTGTTCCGTTCACAACATCAATCGCGTCGTGTGGTGATTGGCAAGGATACGCGGTTATCTGGCTATATGTTGGAAAATGCTTTGGTTTCAGGATTGACTGCTGCGGGGATGGACGTTTTTTTATTAGGACCAGTCCCAACACCTGCTGTTGCAATGCTTTGCCGCTCTTTGCGCGCGGATCTTGGGGTGATGATTTCTGCTTCTCATAATCCTTTCTATGATAATGGAATTAAACTTTTTGGTCCTGATGGTTTTAAACTTTCAGATGATATGGAAGCAAAAATTGAACAATTGATCGATACAGATCTTTCAAAATCTTTAGCAAGTTCTGCCGAAATTGGTTCCGCAAAACGGGTCGAGGGGGATATTTATCGTTATATTGAATATGCCAAACGAACATTGCCCCGCGATGTTCGCTTAGATGCTGTGCGTATTGTTGTGGATTGTGCCAATGGCGCTGCTTATAAAGCCGCCCCCCGGGCTTTATGGGAATTAGGAGCTGAGGTTTTTGCTATTCATGATGAACCCAATGGCACCAATATTAATCAAAAATGTGGCTCAACCGATTTAAGCTCTTTAAAACGCAAAGTGCATGAAGTGCGTGCTGATGTAGGCATTGCTCTTGATGGAGATGGCGATCGTGTTCTCATTGTTGATGAAAAAGCACAAACAGTTGATGGGGATCAGTTGATTGCCGTGATTGCTGAAAATTGGCATAAAATGGGACGGTTGCGGTGCAATGGGGTTGTTACAACGATTATGTCCAATCTGGGACTGGAGCGGTTTTTGAACGGCAAAGGGTTAGACCTTATCAGGACAAAAGTTGGAGATCGTTATGTTGTCGATGCCATGCGCCAAAAGGGATATAATGTTGGAGGTGAGGCTTCGGGGCATATTGTGCTTAGTGATTTTGGAACAACGGGTGATGGGTTGGTGGCAGCTCTGCAGATTTTAGCTTGTATGAAGGAAAGTCAAAGTCCTATGAGCCAATTGTGTCAACGCTTTGAACCTGTTCCGCAAATTTTAAAAAACGTAACGATTAAAAATAAAAATGTCTTGAAAAAAAATCCCGTCAAAACGGCCATTGATCAAGCAGAGAAGCGGTTGGGAAAAGAGGCACGGTTGGTTATTCGTGCTTCTGGAACTGAACCCGTTATCCGCCTTATGGCGGAAGGGGATGCACGAGAAGTGTTGGATACGGTCGTCACAGAGTTGATGGATGTGATTACTCATCATGATACACGCGTGGACTGTATTTGA